A single genomic interval of Chryseobacterium paludis harbors:
- the yidD gene encoding membrane protein insertion efficiency factor YidD, which produces MKLTINKIITFPLVILIKFYQWFISPLLPKNCRYEPTCSHYMVESLQVHGIFKGFWLGIKRISKCHPWGGSGYDPVPPKK; this is translated from the coding sequence TTGAAATTAACAATCAATAAAATCATTACTTTTCCTTTGGTAATTTTAATTAAATTTTACCAATGGTTTATCTCGCCCTTACTTCCTAAAAACTGCCGTTATGAACCCACATGCTCACATTATATGGTGGAATCATTGCAGGTTCATGGTATTTTTAAAGGTTTCTGGTTAGGTATAAAAAGAATTTCAAAATGTCATCCTTGGGGAGGAAGTGGATATGATCCTGTTCCCCCAAAGAAATAA